The genomic DNA GGTTCCAAAGGTTGAACTGTTATCAGCATGGGTGGGAACAAGGAAGCCTTTTTTACCTGCTTGCTTTTGCAATTCATTTTACCAACTCAAATTTAGTCTCCAGCTCACATTTATCAAGAGGCTGTCTTATGGTGTTTATTGTTGTAGTGTTCTGCTGACCATTTAATTAATAGAAACACTCATTAACAGCAACTGCCTTTACCAGAACCTCGGCAgctgaaaaattcagttttcaGTTCAGTTTTATAGTCTACAGCGAGGAAGTGTCCGCTAGATTGTTATATTATATAACAATCTATCACTATTTTAAGAATTATGGGATATAACTTATATCCCATAATTCTTAAGATAGTGTAAAGAACATGGTCTCGATTTTTGTCGATTTTGGTGTCCATTCTGCTTTGGGTGCACAAGCACTCCTGGGTCAGCAGAAGCCAGATCTGATATTGGAGCTGTAACTCATGAGCCTTTCACCTTTCCATTAATAATTTACTCTATTTATAACCTTTCATGTCACTGAAAATGAAAGACATAGTTAACATAGAAACAGATAAACATAGTGTTTCTTTAGATTTAGCAGGAGCACAGATTCTAATTAATCCTAATACCGGTATATAAACAGTAACAACAATATTATACTATATACACATATTTTTTCATATATAAAATGAAACTTTAACTTATGATTAGCATTCTCATTAAATTACAAAATCATCAAACAACAGAAACCTTATGTCTCAGAAACAGTATTTAAAAAGTCGTTTCAGAAATCTTCATTTTCCTGTTCCAAGTGCAAAAGACAGAATTGGCACGTGCCATGTTTTATGCATAATAAGGAAAAGAATAAAATTGAAAACATCCATTATTTATCACAATATTATGCCTCTAACTGAACAGCTTATGTCATTTCCTTGTCACTGCTTTTTCTATGTATTCTAGTATTTGGCTGTCGATGTGCTCTGTTTCAGCTCAGAAGATATTCCTCAAAATTAAAAGAATTTTTTGTTCTCCTCAAAATGTATCATTGTTTTTCAACGCCTAGGATTCTTTATATCTGCTCAATAGTCCCCTGACTGGAAAATTTAATGTAAGAGGATTTTATTGGGATAACAATGGACACCCCAAGTCTATCTCATTACATTAACTAGCTGTATAACTTTATTCAAAAAGAAAGTTTGTTTGTTAATAATTCAAAATTATTGTTTCACCCTCAGTCAGTCAATACTTTTACACAATAATCCTTAATAATTATTCTTGCATAGCTATAAAATCATAACCTTTATTATTGAATTCCATCAACTGTTTACAGAATGAACAAATATATAATGCCACTATTTTAAAATTGAACATTTATtaggaaaatacatttttagaaAACACTTGATAAAGACCCAATAACTGCTAAATACAATAATGATTAATCAATTTTAATGAATATATAAATGAATTGGGAgcagaaaaaacagaagaaaagttGAACTTGACTCAAATGAAGCCATTGCATGCTCTATCTCCATCTCTGTGGgctagaaaaaaagaaacatcactGTTAATTAAGAAAGAGTACAGCATGGGTCTAGGACTACCTAAATATTCAAAATCTAAACTTCATTCAACACGGTGCAGATAATACTGTGAAGAGAAAGGGCTTGTCCTGTGGTTAATAATTGAACCAAACAACAGACTGCGGAAATGGAATTGTGACCTGCGGCTCGACCACATTTCCATTTCCTTATTTGAAACATTATAGGGAAGGGATTTAACTAagattaaatattcataaataaaacaagactAGGATGATCtcgatgatagatagatagatagatagatagatagatagacagacagacagacagacagacagacagacagacagacagacagacagacaagctATCGTAGTTATATTAAGTCTCCTGTTTTTTGTTCATCAATATATCGCGGCAATATaagagtaaaaaagaaaaagcttttcaATGGGAAAGTCTTACTTTATGTAGGTGACGTTTCGGTTGTGGTAGGTGGCATCTCTATTTCAGTGTCGCCCGATGCCTGAGGAGCCATCACTGCCATAGCAACCACCACCTGCTCCGCCTGTGGAGGCAACCCCCCAGCTGACCTGTGCGGGTGACCAGCATGGCCGGACACCTTTTCTCTGCTTCGGAACGAGTTCCTGATGCCGCTGGACAGGCGAGTGGAGAAGCGCCTCACCGCCCCCCCGATGCCCGCCAGACCGCGCTGGTTCTTTTTCAGTAAGCCTACATCATCTTCCAGCTCCGCCACAGGCACCTCGATGTTTCCGGAGTACCAGAAGACCCACCAAATGAGGCTGAGGAAGATGATAATGGCACCCGCGTAGATGAGTAAGTCGTAGAAAAAGACGGTGACAAAGACCCCGATAAGAAGGACCGACAGGCCCACCGTGTCAAAGGCCACCGCGGCCCAGAAACAGCAGGTGCAGCGACCCAGGCCCCGGAAGTCCTGCTCCATGTCAGGAGCGACGTGTGGGACGCCAATTTGAGTTCTCTGGCAGTAACCGCCGCTCTCCCCGAGCCTCAGCCCTGCAGCATCGAGTTTCAGGTCGCCTGTAAGGTGAACcaggtgagctgcagctgctcgaGCACGAGCAGAAGGGGGCGTGGTTCAATGCAGAGGGGTGGCTCCAACTCCTACCTGTTCCCGGACATTTCTTTGAAGAAATACTGGAAATATTATTACAAAATCGTCACAAATTTTATTTTGGTAGGGCATCAAACATGTTTACATCATATCGTTTCTCTGTGTTGTTCACAAGGTAGTCAGGTTCACTCTGCTTCCCCAAGCTGAAGGCTTCTTTTTCCACATATACTCAAAAATCACAAAATCATGTAACAGGAATCAGGGAGTTATTTTACACATAGTGTatgaaaaatgacaaaatgtaTTATTCATCAACAAGGTACTTAAAATAGATTTAACTCAGAACCACTGAGCGTATGTGTTGTGGGTGTAAAAACAGAGGTACAGGAGTATCATACCAGCAGGATGTAGTATCATTCTCTGAAACTGGAAGTCAAAATAGGCCAGCCCATTTACTGAATGGTAGGAGGAAACGACCAAAATAGCCATTTACGAccagttttgttttgatttttacatCGGGTGAGAGGATATATAAAAAATATGATCTCATTATGTAAATCTCAGTTAAAATGGTGTTGAGCATTAGTGCATTTCACATTGAAAACTCAATCCTTTTGATTATGACTAGGGTCAGATAACAAAACCATATGGCGGTGACTGTGGGAGTCAGAGATGCTGAACTGCTGATGCTGATCTTGTCCATGCAGGTATATACTGcagttatttctgtttttgttttagagCATCCTTGTCTTTTCTAGTAAgtgttgtttctctctctgtggttTTGGTTGTTACTGTTCAAGTTAATCGTTTGATGGTCCTGTTGAGCtcagaatagaacagaatagaaataaatgaaacaatttgaaaataatttgAAACCAGCTCAAATACCAGGTCATTTCCAGCTGTTCAACTATTCAAAACAGCAATATATTAATCATTCATATGGTTATGCTACAGTCACCAGTATGGTCTGTTGGATCAGGTGGTAGTGAGGCTGGAGGCCCATTCCTTGGAATCATTGATAGCATAattaactttaaaaaacaaacaaaaaaacattttagagAGGTTTTCTGATAGCAGGGAGACTACCAAGGTAACCTGGAGCAATGTTCCAAACcaccaaatgctcacatggggCTGGGgtgccttcgcccatatgcagatgggataggctccagcacacTCCTGGTGACCCCCAAAGAGATAAAGCCGTAAATAAAATTATTAAAAttgctttccttttttcatcCAGTGACTTCAAATATTATCCAGTTCAACTACCAAAATTCCTGTCTAAAACATGGTGGCGCTAAAGCGGTATAAAAAACTGTTCCCAAAAGGAATTATTATGAAATGATCTGAAGATCTTTTGACATGTACATACAGACAAAATACATACCAAGTCACTAATAACTGCAGGTCCACAAAGGCATCAGTATTAACCATCCATGGTGACATTACCAATGACATTTCTGTTGAACATCCTTATATGACATTAGTCACTGACTTCTAAtgggttgctatggcaacacaACCAGTAGCAAATGTTTCTGAAAAAAATCTAAAGTGTTCAGAGTTACATAACCTCAGAATATAGACCACACTTTGGTTTcccaatttattttattgtcataGTTGTTTGCTTTCATAACATTTGAACACGCTCAAGCACACTGCCAGAACGCCACAAGAAACCAAAAATAATTGGGTAAAAGCAAAATGAGACATGTACACCCAAGATAACATCTTGGTTTAAGTTGTAACTGGTTTAAGTTCATCCAAACAATTTCTGTTCCAATTTACTTCtgaaaattttttttaaattttgagaCCAAAACCCCAATCCACATCTGCTTACATACATAACTTCTGCCATTtgtaattgatttaaaaaaaatctgaagaaAGTAATGATGTAGAGGTGAGGTTAAACCGGAGTAGAGGGGAGAGGTACAGGTGGAGGGAAGGCTAATGCAGAAATGGCATAGCTGAGCTCTCAATATGAGAAAGCTGACTCGTGTGGACTTCATCTTGGTTTgtcatttgctttaaaaaagGGTTCTCACAtgagttttaatttttttctgaaGCTGATCTTCGGCACGCAGAAGTGGGGCGTGGCAAGGAGGCGCC from Takifugu rubripes chromosome 5, fTakRub1.2, whole genome shotgun sequence includes the following:
- the LOC105416409 gene encoding transmembrane protein 238, which gives rise to MEQDFRGLGRCTCCFWAAVAFDTVGLSVLLIGVFVTVFFYDLLIYAGAIIIFLSLIWWVFWYSGNIEVPVAELEDDVGLLKKNQRGLAGIGGAVRRFSTRLSSGIRNSFRSREKVSGHAGHPHRSAGGLPPQAEQVVVAMAVMAPQASGDTEIEMPPTTTETSPT